The region CCGGTCGAGCCGGGAGGGCGTTCGCCCTGGGTCAAGGACCTTTCGACCCGGAAGATCTGAATCGGAATCCGGAACGGCGGGCTGCGTCGCCCCCCGGCCAAATGATCAGATTTCTACGCTTCTGAGTGAGCGTCTACAGGAGTCCGGTGGTCATCGTCTCGGCGAGAAACGCCTCCGTGTCGAAGGCCTTCTTCTCGTAGTTGAAACCCGCGGGCAGGCGGTAGCTACCGCGTTCGAATTCGATGACTTCGCCGCCAGGCTCGATCGGACTCGTCTCGAAGAGCTCATCCATATGCTGGAAGTTCTGGACTATGCGGTCCTCGTCGAAGAGGTGTGCAACACGCCAGAGTTGGAGCAGCTCGGTTCGATACCAGATGGAAACAACGAGGAGCAGGGCGAGCACGATGCCGAGGACACGCAGCAGTCTGTTCATGGTCCGTCCATCCTAGGGCTGCAGAACGCGACCGGCCGGGCAGGCCCGCGAAATGCGACGCGCCGGGCTCGGCAGGTCCGTCAGGAATCCTCCAGCGGAAGCTGGCTGAAATCAGGATTTCGCTTCTCCCGGAACGCGGCGATCGCTTCCCGATTCGCGGGCCCTCGCGCCAGCCTCCCGAAGGTGACGTTCTCGCGCTCGCGGGCTGTACGCACCGCGCCGAGCCTCGCATCGAGCAGCAGCTTCTTCGTACCCACGAGAGAGGCGATGGGCATCGCGGCGATCTCGCTTGCCACCTCCAGGGCTTCTTCGAGCAAGCGCTCGCGCGGGAGCGAACGCCAGGCGAGTCCCAGCTCGACCGCTTGCCCGGCGTCGATCCACGAGGCCGTGTAGAGCAGATGCGCGGTCTCTTGCCAACCGATCGCTGCGGGCAAGAGGTGGGTACTCCCCGCCTCCGCGGTGACACCGAGGCTCACGAAGGGCGCACGCAGGCGTGCTTCTTCGGCGATCAGGACCAGGTCGCAGTGGGGGAGCATGGTGAGCCCGATGCCGACCCCGATCCCATTCACGGCGGCGACGAGCGGTTTCGGGAACGATTCGAGCGTCTCGATGAACGGGGGGAAGCCATGTCGAACGCCATCGTCGTAGCTGGGCGGGCGATCGAGCTCAGCGAGATCCTGCCCCGCGCTGAACGCGCGTCCCTCCCCTGTCACCACGACCACCGCAATATCGGGGCTGGCTGTGGCGTCAGTCAGCGCCTCACGGACGGCATCGTAGAGATCGTCGTTGAAAGCGTTCAGCGCAGAGGGGCGATCGAGCGTCAGCAGGCGGACGCGGCCGATGTCTTCCACGCGAAGCACGGGGCTCGTCACTCCGTCGCGGCTCTCGGCGCGGGCATCACACGCTCGGGGGACCCGGACCATTGCCAGGCCTGGGTCGGACGCGACAGCCCGAGCATCATCCCGCCCAGCGCATCCGGGTGGAGGAAGACGGTGTTGGCCACGCCCACACGTCCCTCGCTCGGCGGGTCGGACGTGTATCCGAGGCCAAGCTCGCGAGCGCGGGCTTCGATTGCGCCGAGGGCGGAGGACTCGGCGAATGCCATGTAGAAAGCCTCACCGAAACGTGAGAAGAAGCGCCCCATCGTCTTGCGGGGGTCGTTGGGAGTGATCACTTCGAAGCGCCCCAACCGGTCCGGATCGAAGAGCGTAAGCGTGCCCGCGTATCCGAAGTGCTGCGAATCGATCGGCACGAATGCATCCGGATCGAGGGCGAAGAGCCTCGCGCAATCTGCCGTGGCCGCTGCGGCGTCATCGACCAGCAGGGTGGTTTCATACAAGAAATCGATGTCACCGACGGGCGCGTGCTCCTCGTCGGGGCTCACCACCACTCGGAAACCCTTCCTTCCGGAGGCGGCCGGATCGACGAACGCCTGCCCCCCCTCCTCGGCCGGGTCGAGCCCCTGGCCGCGCAGATGGGCAACCAGGCCGGCGACATCGTCGGTCGCAACCCCCGCTGCATACAGGTGCGCGCCTCGCTTGGCGACGGCATCCGCGACACGACCCACACCATCGGGCTCGAGCAACTCCACGAGGCCGTTGCCCAGGCGAAGCAGGGTCCGCAGCGCCCCGGCGGACGCGACGCGATCCCCTCCGGCCAGCTCGGCTCCGAGCAGCTCGCCCCAACGCTTTGCCACCGTAGCCCGGTCCGGCACGGCCATCTGCAGTCGATCGATACGCTTCAGCATGGAATCCCGGCCGGATGCTACCACGCGCGGCCCCCCTCCACTTCCGGTGGCGGATCCGGCCCGCAGGCGGCCGGCCGAGCTGCCCCTCGTTGACAGTTGCCACCGGTCCCTGGCATCTTGCCGGCCCGGATTGACATGAGAGTCAATCCGACTGCCTTTCCCCTTTTGCCAGAGGACCCCAAATGTCCGAGGAGAACGCGGCCCAAGGGCCGCTCCCGGTGGTCGATTTCCTGAAGCTGCCCGAGGGCGGCGATCCATACCTGGAAGGCCACAAATGCAAGGCTTGCGACGCCATCTATCTGGGCGAACGAAGCATCTGCTCGAAATGCGGCGCCCGCGGCGAGATCGACCCGGTGAAGCTCGGCAACACGGGCACGTTGTACGTGTATTCGATCGTGCATCGCTCCTTTCCCGGAATCGAAGTTCCCTACATCTCGGCGATCGTCGATCTCGACGGCGGTGGCACGGTGAAGGGAAACCTGATCGGGGTCGACGCGGACCCCGAGAAGATCGAGTTCGGCATGCCGGTCGAGGTCGTCTACAAGGATGCGCTCGGCCGCAAAGACAAGGACGGCAACTCCTACACCTCCTACTTTTTCCAGCCCCGGTCGTAGGCCGGGCTTCGAGGACACTTCATGACAAACGCATATGTCGTCGGAATCGACATGATCAAGTTCGGCCGCTTTCCCGAGCGCTCGGTCCCGGATCTGGGCGCAGAAGCGGCCCTGATGGCATTGGACGATTGCGGGCTGAAGATCCAGGACATGCAGGCCCTGTATTGCGGCAACCTCGGCCAGGCGAACGCGATGGTCGGCCAGCGCGTTCTCCAGCAAATCGGCCAGACCGGCATTCCCGTGGTGAACTGCGCCAACGCCTGCGCCACGGGCGCCACGGCCTTCCGTGAGGCCTGGATGTCGATCAAGGCCGGCGTGTATGACGTCGTGCTCGCCGTCGGCGTGGAACAGATGGGCCGCGGCCTGCTCGGCGGCAGTGGTGCCGGAAAGGGCATCCCCAAGGAGGGCCTGCTCGGCTCCGGCACGATGCCGGCCGTATTCGCTGAGGCCGGCCAGGAACACGCCCGCAAGTACGGCACGACGTTCGAGCAGTTCGCGAAGGTATCGGTCAAGAATCACCACCACTCGACGCTCAATCCCAAGGCCATGTATCAGATCGAGACACCTCTCGAGACGGTCATGAACGCGGAGATGATCGCCTACCCGAACACGAAGCTGATGTGCTCGGTGAACGTGGATGGCTCGGCAGCCGCGGTCCTGTGCAGCGAGAAGAAGGCCAAGGAGCTCGGCCTGATGGGACGGGCGGTCAAGGTCGCAGCGAGTGTGTTGACGAGCGATCCGTGGCAGGAACGCGATCTGGTCATGCCCGACGTGAACACCTGCACGCGCAAGGCAGCGGCGACGGCCTACGAAATGGCGGGGATCGGCCCGGAGGACGTCAACCTGGTCGAACTGCACGATTGTTTCGCCACGGCGGAAATCCTCCACTACGAGAACCTGGGCCTCTGCAAGGATGGCGAAGCCGGCCGCATGATCGACGAGGGCGAGTCGGCTCTCGGCGGCCGGGTTCCGGTCAACGTCTCCGGCGGCCTCCTCTCGAAGGGACATCCGCTCGGTGCCACCGGGATCGCCAACATCTACGAGGTATCGACCCATCTTCGCGGCGAAGCCGGCAAGCGACAGGTCGAGGGCGCCAGCGTGGGCCTCACCCACGTCATCGGCCTCGGCAGCGCCTGCGCACTCCACGTGCTCGAGAAGGTCTCCTAGAGCGGGGCCCTGGGCCGAAGTTCACAATCGCGGCGCACAGGGCATCACCCGGTCGATTCCGTGAGGTCGCTTTCCTCCTCATGCGTGGACAGGAGTGGCCGGGGCTGGGCACAGGCCGGGCGGAATGGCTCGGCCGAGGATCAGGTGGCCGCGTAGAGAACCGAACGGAGTGTTGCCTTTCGCGGCTTCGCCGCGGGCAACCTACGCGCACACTGGGCTCGACCTATGCCTGCGCTCGATTTCCGCCCGACCTGCGCCCAGCCCCGGCGAAGCGGTTCCGGTTGCCAGCACGGCCGATCGCGGGGCGGGGGGCGGTCAGCGCGGAAATAAAGCGCAGGCATCTCGTCTGTTCGACGGGTGCTCGTTCGCTAGCGGCGAAGCCGCGTAAGTGAACCCGCGTCCAAGCTGAGCGCGGCCTCCCAAGCCCCGGCCGAGCCATTCCGCGATGGCCGCCCCCCGCCCCGCGATCCACCACGAGGAGCGAAGCGGCCCCAACGGCCTTTCGCTTTTTGGGGGTCGCTCCTACCCTCGTCGCGTGCTGCCCAACACCCGACCCCTGGCGCTGATTGCCGCCTCGTTCTTCCTGTTCTTTCTCGCTTGCGCCGAGTCGGAACCCTCCGCGGAACCCAGCCCGGCCTCGAAGACAACTGAAAGCAGCCAGGCGCCGGACACTGAAGCGGAGCCCGCGGCCTCGCGCAAAAAACCCGAGCGCCCTCTACCCGCCTTCGACGGAACGACCCTGGAGGGGAAGCCGCTCTCGGTTTCTTCCTTCATCGGGCGCCGACTCCTCCTCGTATTCTTCAACCCGGACGTTCCGA is a window of bacterium DNA encoding:
- a CDS encoding enoyl-CoA hydratase/isomerase family protein, with the protein product MVRVPRACDARAESRDGVTSPVLRVEDIGRVRLLTLDRPSALNAFNDDLYDAVREALTDATASPDIAVVVVTGEGRAFSAGQDLAELDRPPSYDDGVRHGFPPFIETLESFPKPLVAAVNGIGVGIGLTMLPHCDLVLIAEEARLRAPFVSLGVTAEAGSTHLLPAAIGWQETAHLLYTASWIDAGQAVELGLAWRSLPRERLLEEALEVASEIAAMPIASLVGTKKLLLDARLGAVRTARERENVTFGRLARGPANREAIAAFREKRNPDFSQLPLEDS
- a CDS encoding Zn-ribbon domain-containing OB-fold protein, which translates into the protein MSEENAAQGPLPVVDFLKLPEGGDPYLEGHKCKACDAIYLGERSICSKCGARGEIDPVKLGNTGTLYVYSIVHRSFPGIEVPYISAIVDLDGGGTVKGNLIGVDADPEKIEFGMPVEVVYKDALGRKDKDGNSYTSYFFQPRS
- a CDS encoding thiolase family protein, giving the protein MTNAYVVGIDMIKFGRFPERSVPDLGAEAALMALDDCGLKIQDMQALYCGNLGQANAMVGQRVLQQIGQTGIPVVNCANACATGATAFREAWMSIKAGVYDVVLAVGVEQMGRGLLGGSGAGKGIPKEGLLGSGTMPAVFAEAGQEHARKYGTTFEQFAKVSVKNHHHSTLNPKAMYQIETPLETVMNAEMIAYPNTKLMCSVNVDGSAAAVLCSEKKAKELGLMGRAVKVAASVLTSDPWQERDLVMPDVNTCTRKAAATAYEMAGIGPEDVNLVELHDCFATAEILHYENLGLCKDGEAGRMIDEGESALGGRVPVNVSGGLLSKGHPLGATGIANIYEVSTHLRGEAGKRQVEGASVGLTHVIGLGSACALHVLEKVS